A DNA window from Enterobacter cloacae subsp. cloacae ATCC 13047 contains the following coding sequences:
- the narL gene encoding two-component system response regulator NarL → MTNQEPASILLIDDHPMLRTGVKQLVSMAPDITVVGEASNGEQGIELAESLDPDLILLDLNMPGMNGLETLDKLREKSLSGRVVVFSVSNHEEDVVTALKRGADGYLLKDMEPEDLLKALQQAAAGEMVLSEALTPVLAASLRANRATSDRDVSQLTPRERDILKLIAQGLPNKMIARRLDITESTVKVHVKHMLKKMKLKSRVEAAVWVHQERIF, encoded by the coding sequence ATGACTAATCAGGAACCGGCATCCATCCTGTTGATTGACGACCATCCGATGCTGCGTACTGGCGTAAAACAGCTGGTCAGCATGGCACCTGATATCACCGTCGTTGGCGAAGCCAGCAACGGTGAACAAGGTATTGAACTTGCCGAATCGCTTGATCCTGATTTGATCCTGCTCGATCTCAACATGCCAGGCATGAACGGTCTGGAGACGCTCGATAAGCTGCGTGAAAAATCGCTGTCGGGACGCGTGGTGGTCTTCAGCGTCTCAAACCATGAAGAAGATGTCGTCACGGCGTTAAAACGCGGTGCAGACGGCTACCTGCTAAAAGACATGGAGCCGGAAGATCTGCTCAAGGCCCTGCAACAGGCTGCCGCAGGCGAAATGGTACTGAGCGAGGCGTTAACCCCGGTGCTGGCCGCCAGCCTGCGGGCAAACCGCGCCACCTCCGACCGCGACGTCAGCCAGTTAACCCCGCGCGAGCGCGATATTCTGAAGCTGATTGCCCAGGGTCTGCCGAACAAAATGATCGCCCGTCGTCTGGATATCACCGAAAGCACGGTCAAGGTGCATGTGAAACATATGCTGAAGAAGATGAAGTTAAAATCCCGCGTTGAAGCCGCCGTGTGGGTGCATCAGGAACGCATTTTCTGA
- a CDS encoding YchO/YchP family invasin, with protein sequence MAVSSRIRFLLLLPLLTAGAVHGAPNSFMHQAENPFDNNGDSLPDLGMATPTDEGEKHLAEMAKAFGEASMTDNGLTTGEQARQFAFGKVRDAVSGEVNQQIESWLSPWGNASVNLLVDDEGNFNGSSGSWFIPWNDNNRYLSWSQLGLTQQSDGLVSNAGIGQRWVAGKWLLGYNTFYDNLLDENLQRAGLGAEAWGENLRLSANYYQPLASWRESSDVQEQRMARGYDVTAKAWLPWFHHFNTSVSFEQYFGDNVDLFNSGTGYHNPVAVNLGLNYTPVPLVTLTAAHKQGESGASQNNLGLKLNYRFGVPLSKQLSASEVAATRSLRGSRYDSPERDNLPVMEFRQRKTLSVWLATPPWDLKGGETVMLKLQVRSTHGIRQIHWQGDTQALSLTAPANTHSSDGWSVIMPAWDDSDGAKNRWHLSAVVEDEKGQRVSSNEITLTVVQPLVALPDDDPRWKLLPDE encoded by the coding sequence ATGGCTGTATCGTCCCGCATTCGCTTTCTGTTATTACTCCCACTTCTTACGGCGGGTGCCGTTCACGGTGCCCCGAATTCCTTTATGCATCAGGCAGAAAACCCCTTTGATAACAACGGGGACAGTTTGCCCGATCTCGGCATGGCGACGCCAACAGACGAGGGGGAAAAGCACCTGGCCGAAATGGCAAAAGCCTTTGGCGAAGCCAGTATGACCGATAACGGCCTCACCACCGGCGAGCAGGCGCGTCAGTTCGCGTTTGGTAAGGTGCGTGACGCGGTGAGCGGCGAGGTGAATCAGCAGATTGAGTCCTGGCTCTCGCCCTGGGGCAACGCCAGCGTCAATTTACTGGTGGATGACGAGGGGAACTTTAACGGCAGCAGCGGGAGCTGGTTCATCCCCTGGAATGATAACAACCGTTACCTGAGCTGGAGCCAGCTGGGGCTGACGCAGCAGAGTGACGGCCTGGTGAGCAATGCCGGCATCGGTCAGCGCTGGGTTGCCGGAAAATGGCTGCTCGGCTACAACACCTTTTACGATAACCTGCTTGATGAAAACCTGCAGCGTGCCGGGCTGGGTGCGGAGGCGTGGGGCGAGAATCTGCGTCTGTCTGCCAATTACTATCAACCGCTGGCCAGCTGGCGCGAGAGTTCGGACGTGCAGGAGCAGCGCATGGCGCGTGGCTATGACGTGACCGCTAAAGCCTGGCTGCCGTGGTTTCATCATTTCAACACCAGCGTCAGCTTTGAGCAGTACTTTGGTGACAACGTTGACCTGTTCAACAGTGGAACCGGCTATCACAACCCGGTGGCGGTCAACCTGGGGCTTAACTATACGCCTGTTCCGCTGGTCACCCTGACGGCGGCGCATAAGCAGGGCGAGAGCGGTGCGAGTCAGAACAACCTCGGGCTTAAGCTCAACTACCGCTTCGGCGTGCCTCTTTCCAAGCAGCTTTCCGCCAGCGAAGTTGCCGCCACGCGCTCCCTGCGCGGCAGTCGCTATGATTCACCGGAGCGGGATAACCTGCCGGTAATGGAGTTCCGCCAGCGCAAAACGCTCTCCGTCTGGCTGGCGACCCCGCCGTGGGATCTGAAAGGGGGCGAGACCGTGATGCTCAAGCTTCAGGTACGCAGCACTCATGGTATTCGGCAGATCCACTGGCAGGGCGATACCCAGGCACTGAGCCTGACCGCACCGGCCAACACGCACAGCAGCGATGGCTGGAGTGTGATTATGCCTGCCTGGGATGACAGTGACGGGGCGAAGAACCGCTGGCACCTGTCGGCGGTGGTTGAAGATGAAAAAGGACAGCGCGTCTCATCCAATGAGATCACGCTTACCGTGGTTCAGCCGCTTGTCGCGTTACCTGACGACGACCCGCGCTGGAAGTTACTCCCGGATGAGTAA
- the narX gene encoding nitrate/nitrite two-component system sensor histidine kinase NarX — MLKRCLSPLTLVNQVALIVLLSTAIGVTGMAISGWLVQGVQGNAHAINEAGSLRMQSYRLLASVPLTQDDQKLLDDMEHTAFSTELESAAIRAGQESQLKALQGYWHTQLEPGLKQAKNPDTVAHDVAGFVSRIDTLVSSFDQTTELRIDRVVMIHRAMALFMGLLLIFTIVWLRARLLNPWKQLLAMARAVTARDFTQRTHISGRNEMAMLGQALNTMSDELAESYAVLEKRVQEKTAGLEQKNEILSFLWQANRRLHMQVPLCERLSPVLNGLQNLTLLHDLELRVYDMEDEENHQEFTCQSDMTCDDKGCHLCPRGLPPLTTSGTTLKWRLTDSHTQYGILLATLPAGRHLSHDQQQLVDTLVEQLTATLALDRHQEKQQQLIVMEERATIARELHDSIAQSLSCMKMQVSCLQMQAAEMPESNKALLSQIRNELNTSWVQLRELLTTFRLQLTEPGLRPALEASCQEFSARLGFPVKLDYQLPPRFVPSHQAIHLLQIAREALSNVLKHADATAVTVTVSQHDNQVKLTVHDNGRGVPENAERTNHYGLIIMRDRAQSLRGDCQVRRRETGGTEVVVTFIPEKPLTTIQGETHD, encoded by the coding sequence ATGTTAAAAAGATGTTTATCTCCGCTAACACTCGTCAATCAGGTCGCCCTGATCGTTTTGCTGTCTACCGCCATCGGCGTGACCGGCATGGCGATTTCCGGCTGGCTGGTACAGGGTGTACAGGGTAATGCCCATGCCATCAACGAGGCAGGCTCACTACGCATGCAGAGTTATCGTCTACTGGCATCGGTGCCGTTAACCCAGGACGATCAGAAGCTGCTGGACGATATGGAACATACCGCTTTCAGCACCGAACTGGAAAGTGCCGCGATTCGTGCCGGTCAGGAATCCCAGCTTAAAGCCCTTCAGGGCTACTGGCACACTCAGCTGGAGCCGGGGTTAAAGCAGGCGAAAAATCCTGATACCGTTGCTCATGATGTCGCCGGGTTCGTTTCCCGCATTGATACCCTGGTCTCCTCTTTCGATCAAACCACCGAATTACGCATCGACCGGGTGGTGATGATCCACCGGGCGATGGCGCTGTTTATGGGGCTGCTGCTGATTTTCACCATTGTCTGGCTGCGCGCCCGGCTGCTGAATCCCTGGAAGCAACTGCTGGCGATGGCCCGCGCGGTGACCGCCCGGGATTTTACCCAGCGCACCCACATCAGCGGACGTAACGAAATGGCGATGCTGGGCCAGGCGCTCAACACCATGTCAGATGAACTCGCCGAGAGTTACGCGGTGCTGGAAAAACGCGTACAGGAGAAAACCGCGGGGCTGGAGCAGAAAAACGAGATCCTCTCGTTCCTGTGGCAGGCTAATCGCCGCCTGCATATGCAGGTGCCGCTGTGCGAACGTCTCTCACCGGTCCTGAATGGCCTGCAGAATCTGACCCTGCTGCACGATCTGGAGCTTCGGGTGTACGACATGGAAGATGAAGAAAATCACCAGGAGTTTACCTGTCAGTCAGACATGACCTGCGATGACAAAGGCTGCCATCTGTGCCCACGCGGCTTACCGCCGTTGACCACCAGCGGCACGACGCTAAAATGGCGGCTGACAGACAGCCACACCCAGTACGGTATTCTGCTGGCGACCCTGCCCGCCGGGCGTCATCTGAGCCACGACCAGCAGCAACTGGTGGATACGCTGGTTGAACAGCTGACGGCCACGCTGGCCCTAGACCGCCATCAGGAGAAGCAGCAGCAGCTGATCGTGATGGAAGAGCGCGCCACCATCGCCCGCGAACTCCACGACTCTATTGCCCAGTCGCTCTCCTGTATGAAAATGCAGGTCAGCTGTCTGCAAATGCAGGCCGCAGAAATGCCGGAAAGCAACAAAGCGCTGCTGAGCCAGATCCGCAACGAGCTGAACACCTCCTGGGTACAGCTTCGCGAACTGCTGACCACCTTCCGCCTGCAGCTCACCGAGCCCGGCCTGCGCCCGGCGCTGGAAGCAAGCTGCCAGGAATTTAGCGCCCGACTGGGGTTCCCGGTGAAGCTCGATTACCAGTTACCGCCTCGTTTTGTGCCTTCGCATCAGGCCATTCATTTACTGCAGATCGCCCGCGAAGCGCTGAGCAACGTGCTAAAACACGCTGACGCGACGGCGGTCACCGTTACCGTTAGCCAGCACGATAATCAGGTGAAGCTCACGGTTCATGACAACGGCCGCGGCGTGCCGGAAAATGCCGAACGGACAAACCATTACGGTTTAATTATCATGCGAGACCGCGCCCAAAGCCTGCGCGGTGATTGCCAGGTTCGTCGGCGAGAAACAGGTGGCACAGAAGTGGTTGTCACCTTTATCCCCGAAAAACCCCTCACAACTATCCAGGGAGAAACCCATGACTAA
- a CDS encoding nitrate reductase: MNGTRTTCPYCGVGCGVVARVEGDKVTVRGDERHPASFGRLCVKGAALGETTGLQGRLLHPVVDGLEVDWPQALSAAGERLRAIIDTWGPQAVAFYASGQLLTEDYYAANKLMKGFIGAANIDTNSRLCMSSAVAGYKRAFGEDVVPCSYEDVENSDLVVLVGSNAAWTHPVLYQRLVQARQNNPQMKVVVIDPRKTATCDIADLHLALAPGSDAGLFVGLLNLIQGTDDWPIARVAGFCGLDAQEIATFYDWFLTAPRAITLYTMGINQSSSGSDKCNAIINVHLASGKFARQGCGPFSLTGQPNAMGGREVGGLANQLAAHMNFEPDDLSRVARFWGTERLAQTPGLMAVDLFNAIARGDVKAVWIMGTNPAVSLPDSHAVCQALANCPLVIVSEVMQETDTSRYAHIRFPALGWGEKNGTVTNSERRISRQRAFLAAPGQAKPDWWIVAQVAKQLGYGEAFAWEHPQEIFCEHAALSAFENDGARAFNLHALAGLTREAWDQLEPYQWAAGDFPHRNMVPVDPRLHGAVPDALYPLLLNTGRIRDQWHTMSRTGYVPGLMQHISEPCVEICAADAARFALCEGQLARISSPRGVMVAKVRINDGQREGEVFAPMHWNAQFARQGKVNTLVAGRCDPQSGQPESKQTAVRIMPWQPEWQGELYARVLPELPPSVHWWRKASRLTVAADEPLMPWVKEYAEQQGWQLQLARTDARSSVLAWHNGELMLGFWEGTTLPALAHATIEEAFRRAPETLAERHTLLNGAGAGESVDPGRIICSCYCVGENAIREAIVGGCDSVAALGAKLRCGTNCGSCVPELKGLFG; encoded by the coding sequence ATGAATGGAACCCGAACAACGTGCCCGTACTGCGGCGTCGGTTGCGGCGTGGTGGCCCGGGTTGAGGGCGACAAGGTCACGGTGCGCGGCGATGAACGCCATCCCGCCAGTTTTGGACGGCTGTGCGTCAAAGGCGCGGCGTTAGGTGAAACCACGGGCCTGCAGGGGCGGCTGTTGCACCCGGTGGTGGACGGGCTGGAGGTGGACTGGCCGCAGGCGTTAAGCGCGGCCGGCGAGCGGCTGCGGGCGATTATCGACACCTGGGGGCCGCAGGCGGTGGCGTTTTACGCCTCCGGCCAGCTACTCACCGAGGATTACTACGCTGCCAATAAGCTGATGAAAGGGTTTATCGGCGCGGCGAACATCGATACCAACTCGCGGCTCTGCATGTCGTCGGCGGTAGCAGGCTATAAGCGCGCATTTGGCGAAGATGTGGTGCCGTGCAGCTATGAGGACGTGGAGAACAGCGATCTGGTGGTGCTGGTGGGTTCAAACGCGGCATGGACGCATCCGGTGCTTTATCAGCGGCTGGTTCAGGCGCGGCAAAACAATCCGCAAATGAAAGTGGTGGTGATCGATCCGCGTAAAACCGCCACCTGTGATATCGCCGACCTGCATCTGGCGCTCGCGCCCGGCAGTGACGCCGGGCTGTTTGTCGGTTTGCTCAACCTGATCCAGGGTACCGACGACTGGCCGATTGCCCGCGTGGCCGGGTTTTGTGGTCTTGATGCACAGGAGATTGCCACGTTTTACGACTGGTTCCTCACAGCGCCGCGTGCCATTACGCTCTACACCATGGGGATCAACCAGTCTTCCAGCGGCAGCGACAAGTGCAACGCCATCATTAACGTCCATCTTGCGAGCGGGAAATTTGCCCGTCAGGGCTGCGGGCCGTTTTCGCTGACCGGCCAGCCAAACGCGATGGGAGGAAGGGAAGTGGGTGGCCTCGCGAATCAGCTGGCGGCGCACATGAACTTCGAGCCGGACGATCTCTCGCGGGTGGCACGTTTCTGGGGAACCGAACGGCTGGCGCAAACGCCGGGCCTGATGGCCGTTGATCTGTTTAACGCCATTGCCCGCGGTGATGTGAAGGCGGTATGGATCATGGGCACCAATCCGGCTGTCTCGCTGCCGGATAGTCACGCGGTATGCCAGGCGCTGGCGAACTGTCCGCTGGTCATTGTTTCTGAGGTGATGCAGGAGACCGACACCAGCCGCTACGCCCACATTCGTTTCCCGGCGCTGGGCTGGGGAGAGAAAAATGGCACGGTCACCAACTCCGAACGGCGGATCTCACGCCAGCGCGCCTTTCTGGCTGCCCCGGGTCAGGCAAAACCGGACTGGTGGATAGTTGCCCAGGTGGCGAAACAGCTGGGCTATGGTGAGGCCTTTGCCTGGGAACATCCGCAGGAAATTTTTTGTGAACATGCGGCACTGTCGGCATTTGAGAATGACGGGGCACGGGCGTTTAATCTGCATGCGCTGGCGGGGCTTACCCGTGAGGCCTGGGATCAGCTTGAGCCTTATCAGTGGGCGGCGGGCGATTTTCCCCACCGGAATATGGTGCCCGTTGACCCGCGTCTGCACGGCGCGGTGCCAGATGCGTTATATCCGTTGCTGCTGAATACCGGACGCATCCGCGATCAATGGCATACCATGTCCCGTACGGGATATGTTCCGGGGCTGATGCAGCATATCTCTGAGCCCTGCGTTGAGATCTGCGCCGCAGATGCCGCGCGTTTCGCCCTTTGCGAAGGGCAACTGGCGCGGATCAGCTCTCCGCGTGGAGTGATGGTGGCAAAAGTACGTATCAACGATGGGCAAAGGGAGGGTGAAGTATTCGCCCCCATGCACTGGAATGCGCAGTTTGCCCGTCAGGGAAAGGTTAATACGCTGGTGGCAGGGCGCTGCGATCCGCAGTCCGGTCAGCCGGAGAGTAAACAGACCGCCGTCAGGATCATGCCATGGCAGCCTGAATGGCAGGGAGAGCTGTATGCCCGTGTGCTGCCGGAACTGCCGCCTTCGGTACACTGGTGGCGCAAAGCCTCACGCCTGACGGTGGCGGCTGACGAACCGTTGATGCCGTGGGTGAAAGAGTATGCTGAACAGCAGGGCTGGCAGCTGCAACTTGCCCGGACGGATGCGCGCAGCAGCGTACTGGCATGGCATAACGGCGAGCTGATGCTCGGATTCTGGGAAGGGACTACGTTGCCAGCGCTGGCGCATGCGACTATTGAAGAGGCTTTCCGTCGGGCTCCAGAGACGCTTGCGGAGCGGCATACGCTCCTGAACGGCGCGGGCGCGGGGGAGAGTGTCGATCCGGGACGCATTATCTGCAGCTGTTACTGCGTCGGGGAAAATGCGATACGGGAGGCGATTGTCGGCGGGTGCGATTCCGTTGCAGCGCTGGGGGCTAAGCTACGGTGTGGGACGAATTGCGGCTCCTGCGTGCCGGAGCTGAAAGGGCTGTTTGGATAA
- a CDS encoding NarK family nitrate/nitrite MFS transporter, which yields MSHTSAPERENGAVITDWRPEDPAFWQQRGHRVASRNLWISVPCLLLAFCVWMLFSAVAVNLPKVGFTFTTDQLFMLTALPSLSGALLRVPYAFMVPVFGGRRWTAFSTGIMIVPCVWLGFAVQDTSTPFSVFVIISLLCGFAGANFASSMANISFFFPKAKQGGALGINGGLGNMGVSVMQLIAPLAISVSIFAAFGGGGVTQADGSSLYLQNAAWIWVPFLVVFTLAAWFFMNDLSASKASLSEQLPVLKRGHLWVMALLYLATFGSFIGFSAGFAMLSKTQFPEVQILQFAFFGPFIGALARSLGGMVSDRLGGTRVTLINFVVMAVFCALLFLTLPADGQGGNFIAFFGVFMVLFLTAGLGSASTFQMISVIFRKLTMDRVKAQGGSEEQAMREAATDTAAALGFISAIGAIGGFFIPKAFGISLDLTGSPAGAMKVFLVFYIACVAITWLVYGRNSKKNK from the coding sequence ATGAGTCACACATCCGCTCCCGAAAGGGAAAATGGTGCCGTTATAACTGACTGGCGTCCGGAAGATCCGGCGTTCTGGCAGCAGCGCGGCCACCGTGTCGCAAGCCGAAATCTGTGGATTTCCGTTCCATGTTTATTGTTAGCGTTTTGCGTATGGATGTTGTTCAGCGCGGTAGCGGTGAATCTGCCTAAGGTCGGATTTACCTTTACCACCGATCAGCTGTTTATGCTGACCGCGCTGCCGTCGCTGTCGGGAGCCTTGCTGCGCGTGCCTTACGCGTTCATGGTGCCGGTTTTTGGCGGCCGTCGCTGGACGGCGTTCAGTACCGGTATCATGATCGTGCCTTGCGTGTGGCTCGGTTTTGCGGTGCAGGACACCTCCACGCCATTTAGCGTGTTCGTGATCATCTCTCTGCTCTGCGGTTTTGCGGGCGCAAACTTCGCGTCCAGCATGGCAAACATCAGCTTCTTCTTCCCGAAAGCGAAGCAGGGTGGTGCGCTGGGGATTAACGGCGGCCTGGGTAACATGGGCGTCAGCGTAATGCAGCTGATTGCACCGCTGGCGATCTCCGTCTCTATCTTCGCGGCGTTTGGCGGCGGTGGGGTGACGCAGGCAGATGGCTCTTCCCTGTATCTGCAAAACGCGGCCTGGATTTGGGTACCGTTCCTGGTGGTCTTTACCCTTGCGGCCTGGTTCTTTATGAATGACCTGTCTGCATCGAAGGCATCCCTGAGCGAGCAGTTGCCGGTGCTGAAGCGCGGCCACCTGTGGGTGATGGCGCTGCTCTATCTGGCGACCTTCGGCTCGTTCATTGGTTTCTCTGCGGGCTTTGCCATGCTGTCGAAAACCCAGTTCCCGGAGGTGCAAATTCTGCAGTTCGCCTTCTTCGGACCGTTTATTGGCGCGCTGGCGCGTTCGCTGGGCGGCATGGTCTCTGACCGTCTGGGCGGGACCCGCGTGACGCTGATTAACTTCGTTGTGATGGCGGTCTTCTGTGCGCTGCTGTTCCTGACCCTGCCAGCCGACGGACAGGGCGGTAACTTCATCGCCTTCTTCGGCGTGTTTATGGTGCTGTTCCTGACGGCCGGGCTGGGAAGTGCTTCTACCTTCCAGATGATCTCCGTCATCTTCCGTAAGCTGACCATGGACCGCGTGAAAGCGCAGGGCGGTAGCGAAGAGCAGGCCATGCGCGAAGCGGCAACGGATACGGCGGCAGCGCTGGGCTTTATCTCCGCGATTGGCGCTATCGGTGGCTTCTTTATTCCAAAAGCGTTCGGGATCTCGCTGGACCTGACCGGCTCTCCGGCAGGAGCAATGAAAGTATTCCTCGTTTTCTATATCGCCTGTGTCGCCATCACGTGGCTGGTATATGGCCGTAATTCCAAGAAAAATAAGTAA